One genomic segment of Polyodon spathula isolate WHYD16114869_AA chromosome 17, ASM1765450v1, whole genome shotgun sequence includes these proteins:
- the slc6a5 gene encoding sodium- and chloride-dependent glycine transporter 2, whose translation MEPVPHKDTPTNVYSKCVSPHCTEAVLSQSIMKSTVEQNNAAGNWTTMSQTTVVLGTDGNTSVLPGTINGGDDDDDDKDGDENKVRGNWSNKLDFILSMVGYAVGLGNVWRFPYLAFQNGGGAFLIPYLIMLALAGVPIFLLEVSLGQFASQGPVSVWKAIPALQGCGIAMLIISVLIAIYYNIIMCWTIYYLFSSLGSLPWANCRNPWNTPDCKDKDMLLLDSCILRDKNITSIKNSTFCMSASVANNLTRLTNVTLENKTFVSPSEEYFKYNVLHISKGIEYPGDIRWPLALCLFLAWLIVYVSLAKGIKSSGKVVYFTATFPYVVLVILLIRGVTLPGAGAGILYFITPKWEKLNDAKVWKDAATQIFFSLSAAWGGLITLSSYNKFHNNIYRDTLIVSCTNSATSIFAGFVIFSVIGFMAHELQVPIEKVADEGPGIAFVVYPEALTRLPLSPFWALIFFLMLLTLGLDTMFATIETIVTSVSDEFPKYLRKHKPIFTLVCCISFFVLGFPMITENGMYMLQLVDTYAASYSLVIIAIFELVGISYIYGLQRFCEDIEMMIGFQPNRFWRVCWALVTPTILTFILFLSLYQWKVMTYEDYVYPTWSMVLGWLMVVCSVIWIPIMFVIKMHLAPGSFIERLKLVCSPQPDWGPFLMKHRGERYKNMTDPLGTNSLGLKLPPKDFELGTQF comes from the exons ATGGAGCCCGTTCCGCACAAGGATACACCTACAAATGTTTATAGCAAATGTGTGTCTCCCCACTGCACCGAAGCGGTACTCAGTCAAAGTATTATGAAGAGCACGGTGGAGCAAAACAATGCCGCAGGCAACTGGACAACGATGAGTCAGACCACCGTGGTATTAGGCACAGATGGTAACACGTCTGTTCTGCCTGGCACCATCAACGGG ggtgatgatgatgacgatgacaAAGATGGGGATGAAAACAAAGTCAGAGGAAACTGGTCAAATAAACTGGATTTCATCCTTTCTATGGTTGGTTACGCTGTGGGTTTGGGAAACGTATGGCGATTTCCCTACCTAGCCTTTCAAAACGGAGGAG GTGCGTTTTTAATTCCTTACCTGATAATGCTGGCTCTCGCCGGTGTCCCTATATTTTTATTGGAGGTGTCATTGGGACAATTTGCCAGCCAGGGACCTGTCTCTGTATGGAAAGCTATTCCTGCGCTCCAAG GCTGCGGGATTGCCATGTTGATTATTTCTGTCCTAATAGCCATATATTACAACATCATCATGTGCTGGACTATCTACTACCTGTTTTCCTCGCTTGGGTCTTTGCCGTGGGCGAATTGCAGGAACCCTTGGAACACACCAGACTGCAAAGACAAAGACATGCTTCTGTTAG ATTCCTGTATACTGCGCGATAAAAACATCACCTCTATTAAAAACAGTACCTTTTGTATGTCTGCCAGTGTCGCCAATAACCTGACCAGGCTCACTAACGTCACATtggaaaacaaaacttttgtCAGCCCTAGTGAGGAGTATTTCAA ATACAATGTACTGCACATCTCTAAAGGCATTGAATACCCAGGGGACATCAGGTGGCCACTAGCCCTGTGCTTGTTTTTGGCCTGGCTCATTGTCTATGTATCGCTGGCTAAAGGAATAAAGTCATCAGGGAAA GTAGTATATTTTACAGCTACGTTTCCCTATGTGGTGTTGGTCATTCTGTTGATCAGAGGAGTCACATTGCCCGGGGCTGGAGCTGGAATCCTATACTTTATAACACCAAAGTGGGAAAAACTCAACGATGCTAAG GTGTGGAAGGATGCTGCTACTCAAATTTTCTTCTCCCTGTCTGCAGCCTGGGGTGGACTAATTACTCTTTCATCATACAACAAATTCCACAATAACATTTATAG GGATACGCTCATAGTGTCGTGTACTAACAGCGCTACCAGCATCTTCGCAGGATTTGTCATCTTCTCAGTCATCGGGTTCATGGCTCATGAGCTTCAGGTGCCAATTGAAAAAGTTGCTGATGAAG GGCCTGGCATTGCCTTTGTAGTTTATCCAGAAGCATTAACCAGGCTTCCACTCTCTCCATTCTGGGCTCTGATATTCTTTTTAATGCTGTTGACTCTTGGATTGGATACAATg TTTGCTACCATTGAGACGATAGTAACATCTGTTTCCGATGAGTTTCCCAAATACCTTCGTAAACACAAGCCCATTTTCACACTGGTGTGTTGTATATCATTTTTCGTGCTGGGATTTCCCATGATAACGGAG AATGGAATGTATATGTTGCAGCTTGTGGATACCTATGCTGCCTCCTACTCTCTGGTCATCATTGCAATTTTCGAACTAGTTggaatttcatatatatatg GATTGCAAAGATTTTGTGAAGATATCGAAATGATGATTGGATTCCAGCCAAACAGGTTCTGGAGAGTTTGCTGGGCTTTAGTTACTCCAACTATCCTTAca TTCATCCTGTTCTTGAGTTTGTACCAATGGAAGGTTATGACCTATGAGGACTATGTCTACCCCACTTGGTCAATGGTGCTTGGATGGTTGATGGTAGTCTGTTCCGTCATTTGGATTCCTATTATGTTTGTGATTAAAATGCATCTGGCCCCTGGCAGTTTCATTGAG AGGCTTAAGCTGGTCTGTTCTCCACAACCAGACTGGGGCCCGTTCTTGATGAAGCATCGCGGAGAACGCTACAAGAACATGACCGACCCCCTGGGAACCAACTCTCTGGGGCTCAAACTACCACCAAAGGATTTTGAATTAGGAACTCAGTTTTAG